Proteins encoded by one window of Salvia splendens isolate huo1 chromosome 5, SspV2, whole genome shotgun sequence:
- the LOC121803008 gene encoding uncharacterized protein LOC121803008 isoform X1, with product MNPNFISSSSSSNEDGENSHMIYTYNQFMQDMQRRIDNNMLIQYLRDHQSPQIYRGSVPGHIVINRDREGAHARLYNDYFADNPLYNETMFRRRFRMSRPLFLRIVDAVKEHDDYFVQRPDGTGRLGLSSLQKVTAVIRILAYGVPDDACDEYVKISESSAIKSLKRFCRAIIEVFSTQYLRSPTTNDIARPLYIGEQRGFPGILGSLDCMHWKWKNCPAGWSGSYSGRSGSPTIILEAVADYDLWIWHAYFGLPGSNNDINVLDFYYLTQGPLRYWDKEVLRDIMITCIILHNMIVEDERDLSSPIKVARHAPQPEVEMTTNEDVRFQEYLTRYAAIRNKNAHLELRNALVDHLWENFSNTQS from the exons ATGAATCCCAATTTTATTTCTAGTTCTTCATCTTCTAATGAAGATGGTGAAAATTCTCATATGATATACACTTACAACCAATTTATGCAGGATATGCAACGTAGAATCGACAACAACATGTTGATCCAATACCTTCGTGACCATCAAAGTCCACAAATATATCGTGGATCAGTTCCAGGGCATATTGTCATCAACCGTGACCGAGAGGGTGCTCACGCTAGATTGTACAATGATTATTTTGCTGATAATCCATTGTATAATGAAACCATGTTTCGTAGGAGATTTCGGATGTCTCGTCCATTGTTCCTTCGTATTGTGGATGCAGTTAAGGAACACGATGACTACTTCGTGCAACGACCAGATGGAACCGGAAGGCTTGGACTATCATCTCTTCAAAAGGTAACAGCTGTTATTCGTATATTGGCATACGGTGTACCAGATGATGCTTGTGATGAGTATGTGAAAATAAGTGAGAGCAGTGCGATCAAAAGTCTAAAACGTTTTTGTCGTGCAATAATAGAAGTTTTTTCAACGCAATATTTGAGAAGCCCGACAACTAATGATATTGCTAGACCTTTATATATTGGTGAGCAACGTGGATTTCCAGGGATTCTAGGTAGtttagattgtatgcattggaaatggaaaaattgtCCTGCAGGGTGGAGCGGTTCATATTCAGGTCGTAGTGGAAGTCCTACAATTATCCTTGAAGCTGTGGCAGATTATGATCtttggatatggcatgcttattttggattGCCCGGCagcaacaacgacatcaatgtgtTAGATTTCTATTATCTCACTCAAG GACCACTGCGGTATTGGGATAAAGAAGTGTTGCGTGACATAATGATTACATGTATAAttttgcataacatgatagttgaagATGAGCGTGACCTGAGTTCTCCAATCAAAGTTGCTAGACATGCACCACAACCAGAAGTTGAGATGACGACAAATGAAGATGTTCGATTTCAAGAGTACTTGACTCGGTATGCcgcaataagaaataaaaatgcaCATCTAGAACTTCGAAATGCATTAGTTGATCATTTGTGGGAAAATTTCTCAAATACGCAATCTTGA
- the LOC121803008 gene encoding uncharacterized protein LOC121803008 isoform X2 has product MNPNFISSSSSSNEDGENSHMIYTYNQFMQDMQRRIDNNMLIQYLRDHQSPQIYRGSVPGHIVINRDREVKEHDDYFVQRPDGTGRLGLSSLQKVTAVIRILAYGVPDDACDEYVKISESSAIKSLKRFCRAIIEVFSTQYLRSPTTNDIARPLYIGEQRGFPGILGSLDCMHWKWKNCPAGWSGSYSGRSGSPTIILEAVADYDLWIWHAYFGLPGSNNDINVLDFYYLTQGPLRYWDKEVLRDIMITCIILHNMIVEDERDLSSPIKVARHAPQPEVEMTTNEDVRFQEYLTRYAAIRNKNAHLELRNALVDHLWENFSNTQS; this is encoded by the exons ATGAATCCCAATTTTATTTCTAGTTCTTCATCTTCTAATGAAGATGGTGAAAATTCTCATATGATATACACTTACAACCAATTTATGCAGGATATGCAACGTAGAATCGACAACAACATGTTGATCCAATACCTTCGTGACCATCAAAGTCCACAAATATATCGTGGATCAGTTCCAGGGCATATTGTCATCAACCGTGACCGAGAGG TTAAGGAACACGATGACTACTTCGTGCAACGACCAGATGGAACCGGAAGGCTTGGACTATCATCTCTTCAAAAGGTAACAGCTGTTATTCGTATATTGGCATACGGTGTACCAGATGATGCTTGTGATGAGTATGTGAAAATAAGTGAGAGCAGTGCGATCAAAAGTCTAAAACGTTTTTGTCGTGCAATAATAGAAGTTTTTTCAACGCAATATTTGAGAAGCCCGACAACTAATGATATTGCTAGACCTTTATATATTGGTGAGCAACGTGGATTTCCAGGGATTCTAGGTAGtttagattgtatgcattggaaatggaaaaattgtCCTGCAGGGTGGAGCGGTTCATATTCAGGTCGTAGTGGAAGTCCTACAATTATCCTTGAAGCTGTGGCAGATTATGATCtttggatatggcatgcttattttggattGCCCGGCagcaacaacgacatcaatgtgtTAGATTTCTATTATCTCACTCAAG GACCACTGCGGTATTGGGATAAAGAAGTGTTGCGTGACATAATGATTACATGTATAAttttgcataacatgatagttgaagATGAGCGTGACCTGAGTTCTCCAATCAAAGTTGCTAGACATGCACCACAACCAGAAGTTGAGATGACGACAAATGAAGATGTTCGATTTCAAGAGTACTTGACTCGGTATGCcgcaataagaaataaaaatgcaCATCTAGAACTTCGAAATGCATTAGTTGATCATTTGTGGGAAAATTTCTCAAATACGCAATCTTGA
- the LOC121803164 gene encoding LOB domain-containing protein 2-like — translation MSRLQLYMQRANNTSACASCKHQRKRCTEKCTLAPFFPVERTREFQAVHKVFGVSNVTKIITSLREEDRKVAVDSLVWEAIGRQKDPVLGPFGDYRRVCEELRLYKSQYQHFHHQAPNQGTIVYKAATAQALMGWNNSNKIVNTNTNNPNNNFIGNGNSVVDFCTYGYSPNHHIHQDSGKQRAERENGTTIFLPQQHLSNAFGQQCILAGQYNPLDSKSMESTLWEGSS, via the exons ATGTCAAGGCTACAGTTATATATGCAACGGGCTAACAACACGTCTGCTTGCGCGTCATGCAAGCACCAGAGGAAGAGGTGCACAGAGAAGTGCACGTTGGCTCCCTTCTTTCCCGTGGAGAGGACACGGGAGTTCCAGGCCGTGCACAAGGTGTTTGGTGTGAGCAACGTCACAAAGATCATCACGAGCCTTAGGGAGGAGGACCGGAAGGTAGCTGTGGACTCGCTCGTGTGGGAAGCCATAGGGCGGCAGAAGGACCCGGTGCTGGGGCCGTTCGGAGACTACCGGAGGGTTTGTGAGGAGCTGAGGTTGTACAAGAGCCAATATCAGCACTTTCATCATCAAGCACCAAATCAAGGAACCATAGTGTACAAGGCTGCCACAGCACAAGCCCTAATGGGATGGAACAATAGCAACAAAATTGTGAATACAAACACTAATAACCCAAACAATAATTTTATTGGTAATGGCAATTCTGTGGTGGATTTTTGCACTTATGGATATTCTCCAAATCACCATATTCATCAAGATTCTGGAAAACAAAGGGCAGAAAGGGAAAATGGCACAACTATATTCCTTCCTCAGCAGCATTTGTCTAATGCTTTCGGCCAACAATGCATTCTTGCAG GTCAATACAATCCTCTGGATTCCAAGTCAATGGAAAGCACCCTTTGGGAGGGCAGTTCGTAG
- the LOC121801839 gene encoding 50S ribosomal subunit assembly factor BipA-like, translating to MVGPLLRSLCSAAARKSLSSSSASANYRKPYVFSLASGLARPFSSSTAASTSPSTANDPATVVDPSRLRNVAVIAHVDHGKTTLMDRLLRQCGADIPHERALDSISLERERGITISSKVTSISWKENELNMVDTPGHADFGGEVERVMGMVEGAVLVVDAGEGPLAQTKFVLAKALKYGIRPLLLLNKVDRPSVTEERCSEVESLVFDLFDNLGATEEQLEFPVLYASAKEGWASSTYTKNPPEDARNMSDLLNAIISHVRPPTATLDAPFQMLVSMMEKDNYVGRILTGRIYSGILQVGDRVHGIHATDSGTAKTEEGKVVKLMKKKGTSIVSVDSAGAGDIVSMAGLTSPVIGHTIANVGVMTALPTVDLDPPTISMTFGVNDSPLAGRDGTFLTGKQIGDRLMAESERNLALNVLPGLSDSYEVQGRGELQLGILIENMRREKFELSVSPPKVMYKIEKGQKLEPIEEVTVEVNEEHVGLVMEALSHRRGEITDMGPVPGSVGRTRVCLTCPSRGLVGYRSVFNSDTRGTGFMHRAFLSYEKYRGPLGNVRKGVLVSMGYGTITAYALMSLEPRGILFVKPGMEAYDGMIIGEHSRDTDLDVNPVRSKELTNIRAASKDENVKLTPPRLMSLEEAIGYVASDELIEVTPNAIRLRKRYLDVNKRKTMSKRPKD from the exons ATGGTGGGTCCTCTGCTCCGCTCTCTGTGCTCTGCCGCCGCCAGAAAAtcactctcttcctcctccgcGTCTGCCAATTATCGGAAGCCCTATGTGTTCTCACTCGCTTCGGGCCTCGCAAGGCCATTCTCCTCGTCCACCGCCGCTTCCACATCGCCGTCGACCGCCAACGATCCAGCAACCGTTGTTGACCCCAGCCGCCTCCGCAATGTCGCCGTAATAGCTCACGTCGACCACGGGAAGACCACGCTCATGGATCGGCTCCTCCGCCAGTGCGGCGCCGATATCCCGCACGAGCGAGCTCTTGATTCTATTAGCCTCGAGCGCGAGCGTGGAATAACTATCTCCTCCAAG GTAACATCTATTTCGTGGAAAGAGAATGAGCTGAACATGGTTGACACACCTGGACATGCAGATTTTGGAGGTGAA GTTGAGCGGGTCATGGGCATGGTTGAGGGAGCAGTTTTAGTCGTTGATGCTGGCGAAGGTCCCTTGGCACAGACAAAGTTTGTCCTTGCAAAGGCCTTGAAATATGGTATACGGCCTCTGCTTCTTCTGAACAAAGTAGACCGACCTTCAG TTACTGAAGAAAGATGTAGTGAGGTCGAGAGCCTGGTGTTCGATCTTTTTGACAATCTTGGTGCCACAG AGGAGCAATTAGAATTTCCTGTTCTGTATGCTTCTGCAAAGGAAGGATGGGCCTCATCCACTTATACAAAGAATCCCCCTGAGGATGCTAGGAATATGTCCGACTTGCTTAATGCAATCATAAGTCACGTTCGTCCGCCAACTGCTACACTTGATGCACCTTTTCAGATGCTG GTCTCTATGATGGAAAAAGATAATTATGTTGGCCGAATTCTAACTGGTCGTATTTATTCTGGAATCCTCCAAGTTGGTGATAGAGTGCATGGAATTCATGCTACAGATTCTGGGACTGCCAAAACTGAAGAAGGGAAG GTTGTGAAGCTGATGAAAAAAAAGGGAACCAGTATTGTTTCAGTTGATAGTGCCGGTGCTGGTGATATAGTGTCAATGGCTGGGTTAACCAGTCCAGTGATTGGGCACACAATAGCAAATGTTGGG GTCATGACTGCTCTACCTACTGTTGATCTTGACCCCCCAACTATTTCCATGACTTTTGGCGTGAATGATTCACCACTGGCTGGTCGAGATGGAACTTTT TTGACCGGAAAGCAAATTGGTGACCGTCTGATGGCTGAATCTGAGAGGAATCTTGCACTAAATGTGCTTCCTGGTTTGTCAGACTCTTATGAAGTTCAAGGGAGGGGAGAACTTCAGTTGG GTATCTTGATTGAGAACATGCGGCGTGAAAAATTTGAGTTGTCTGTATCACCTCCCAAAGTCAT GTATAAAATTGAGAAAGGGCAAAAACTGGAGCCAATTGAAGAAGTGACTGTAGAG GTGAATGAAGAGCATGTAGGTTTAGTCATGGAAGCTCTTTCTCACAGGCGAGGAGAGATTACAGACATGGGTCCAGTCCCTGGCAGTGTTGGTAGGACTAGAGTTTGTCTGACTTGTCCTTCTAG GGGCTTAGTTGGTTATAGAAGTGTCTTCAACAGCGATACACGTGGCACTGGATTCATGCACCGCGCATTCTTGT CCTATGAGAAATATCGCGGTCCTCTCGGAAACGTCAGAAAAGGAGTATTG GTTTCAATGGGATATGGGACCATCACAGCTtatgctttgatgagtttagaACCACGTGGAATACTTTTTGTCAAACCCGGAATGGAG GCTTATGATGGCATGATTATTGGTGAACATTCACGGGATACTGATCTTGat GTTAATCCAGTGCGAAGTAAGGAGCTAACAAATATCCGTGCTGCATCTAAAGACGAGAATGTGAAACTAACCCCTCCTCGCCTT ATGTCTCTCGAAGAAGCAATAGGGTATGTTGCATCTGACGAGCTCATCGAG GTTACACCAAATGCTATTCGGTTAAGGAAGAGATACCTGGACGTTAACAAGCGAAAAACAATGAGTAAAAGGCCGAAGGATTga
- the LOC121802184 gene encoding ras-related protein RABA1f-like produces MGAYRAEDDYDYLFKVVLIGDSGVGKSNLLSRFTRNEFSLESKSTIGVEFATRSIHVDEKVIKAQIWDTAGQERYRAITSAYYRGAVGALLVYDVTRHVTFENVERWLKELRDHTDSNIVIMLVGNKADLRHLRAVSTEDATAFAEKEKTFFMETSALESLNVESAFTEVLTQIHGVVSRKALESGDDPAPISKGQTINVGSKDDVSAVKKGGCCSG; encoded by the exons ATGGGCGCCTACCGAGCAGAAGACGACTACGATTACTTGTTCAAGGTGGTGCTCATCGGCGATTCTGGCGTCGGCAAATCCAACCTGCTCTCCAGATTCACTCGCAACGAGTTCAGCTTGGAGTCCAAGTCCACGATCGGAGTCGAGTTCGCCACTCGGAGCATCCACGTCGACGAGAAGGTTATCAAGGCTCAGATTTGGGACACCGCTGGCCAAGAACG ATATCGTGCAATCACAAGTGCTTACTACCGTGGAGCTGTTGGTGCCTTGTTGGTCTATGATGTAACACGCCATGTTACATTTGAAAATGTAGAGAGATGGTTGAAGGAGCTGAGGGATCACACAGACTCAAATATCGTGATAATGCTGGTGGGGAACAAGGCCGACTTGCGTCACCTGCGCGCTGTTTCCACAGAGGATGCCACAGCTTTTGCTGAAAAGGAGAAGACATTCTTCATGGAAACTTCTGCCCTGGAATCACTAAACGTGGAAAGTGCCTTCACAGAAGTGCTCACACAGATCCATGGTGTAGTCAGCAGGAAAGCTCTAGAAAGTGGTGATGATCCAGCCCCTATATCCAAAGGGCAGACCATCAATGTTGGATCAAAGGATGACGTTTCAGCAGTAAAGAAAGGTGGTTGCTGTTCCGGTTGA
- the LOC121802024 gene encoding 8-hydroxyquercetin 8-O-methyltransferase-like — protein sequence MALPNAVVDSRQELLDAQSHVWNLIYNYISSMSLKSAIQLGIPDAIHKHNKPITLPQLADALSINKAKSPALFRLMRILVHFNIFKHEEEAYSLTRASRLLLRDGPLSFAPLALVGIDAIMVDPFHHMAEWFKDEFPTPFFTRNGKTMWEFGENDEGWNKVFNDGMSSDSHIVNSILVNECKHVFEGLKSVVDVAGGTGVVAKAVAGAFPDIKCVVLDLPQVVDGLKGSENLRFVGGDMFEFIPPADAVILKWILHNWSVEDCVRILKKCKEVIGGIGNGGKVIIVDMVVDCEKQEHSAFQTQLLFDVLMMTVLAGKERTEKEWAHLFSSAGFQNYKITPILGLRSVIEVFP from the exons ATGGCGCTTCCTAATGCAGTAGTAGATTCCAGGCAAGAGCTTCTGGATGCTCAATCCCATGTTTGGAATCTCATATACAACTACATAAGCTCAATGTCCCTCAAATCCGCGATTCAATTAGGCATACCCGATGCCATCCACAAACACAATAAACCAATTACACTTCCTCAACTAGCCGACGCCCTCTCCATCAACAAAGCCAAATCCCCCGCCCTCTTTCGCCTGATGCGAATTCTAGTCCATTTCAACATCTTCAAACATGAGGAAGAGGCCTACTCGCTCACAAGGGCTTCGCGTCTCTTGTTGAGAGACGGGCCCTTGAGCTTCGCCCCTCTCGCACTTGTCGGGATTGATGCGATCATGGTGGATCCATTCCATCATATGGCCGAATGGTTTAAAGATGAATTCCCAACTCCGTTCTTCACCAGAAACGGAAAAACCATGTGGGAGTTTGGAGAGAATGATGAGGGTTGGAACAAAGTGTTTAATGATGGAATGTCTAGTGATTCACATATTGTGAACAGCATACTTGTTAATGAATGCAAGCATGTTTTTGAGGGTTTGAAGAGTGTGGTGGATGTTGCTGGGGGCACCGGGGTGGTGGCCAAGGCGGTAGCTGGGGCGTTTCCGGACATTAAATGCGTTGTGCTCGACCTTCCACAAGTGGTTGATGGGCTTAAGGGATCTGAGAATCTGAGGTTTGTGGGTGGTGACATGTTTGAGTTCATTCCTCCTGCTGATGCTGTTATACTCAAG TGGATACTCCACAACTGGAGTGTAGAAGATTGTGTTAGGATATTGAAAAAATGCAAAGAAGTAATAGGTGGGATTGGGAATGGTGGGAAAGTGATAATTGTGGATATGGTTGTGGATTGTGAGAAACAAGAGCATAGTGCCTTTCAAACTCAGCTGCTTTTTGATGTGTTGATGATGACTGTGTTGGCCGGAAAAGAGAGAACTGAGAAAGAGTGGGCTCACCTCTTTTCTTCAGCTGGcttccaaaattataaaatcactCCTATCTTAGGATTGAGGTCTGTAATTGAAGTATTTCCATGA